A region of Candidatus Eisenbacteria bacterium DNA encodes the following proteins:
- a CDS encoding sigma-70 family RNA polymerase sigma factor → MEDQELVQRIVAKDHAAFQSFVQHYQSRVYRTCYQILGNEQDAEDLAQEVFLRVYEQAAGFRGECRISTWLYRVAVNLSLNRRRKQKWNRYLGAFGSPEDKENDPDSHVAAEDERPDKLLEKKEVSEILRQALDALPEKQRAAMILHKLEGLSYQQIADVLQTSLPSVESLIHRAKRNLQRRLLPFAEET, encoded by the coding sequence GTGGAAGATCAAGAGCTAGTTCAGAGAATCGTCGCGAAGGACCACGCTGCCTTTCAATCGTTTGTTCAACACTATCAATCCCGGGTGTATCGTACGTGCTATCAGATACTGGGTAACGAGCAAGATGCCGAAGACTTGGCGCAAGAGGTTTTCCTCAGGGTTTACGAGCAAGCTGCAGGCTTCCGTGGCGAGTGCAGGATCTCCACGTGGCTCTATCGTGTTGCCGTCAACCTTTCGTTGAATCGACGCCGCAAGCAAAAATGGAATCGCTACCTGGGGGCGTTCGGCTCTCCAGAGGATAAGGAAAACGATCCCGACAGTCACGTGGCAGCCGAAGACGAACGACCGGACAAACTACTTGAGAAGAAAGAAGTTAGCGAGATTCTGAGACAGGCTCTGGACGCCCTCCCGGAGAAGCAGCGTGCGGCAATGATTCTGCACAAGCTCGAAGGGCTTTCGTATCAGCAAATTGCGGATGTGCTGCAGACGTCGTTGCCGTCCGTGGAATCACTTATTCACCGTGCCAAACGCAATCTACAGAGAAGGCTGCTTCCCTTTGCCGAGGAAACCTGA
- a CDS encoding periplasmic heavy metal sensor, protein MKRHWLSLAVVILIILNLSALGTLVYHRWFTPPKHRLPHHPERMVDFLRKELSLTDTQVAESESLRVRSEASMSGVQRELEQKRQSLMKELAADAPDSTRANQLVEEIAMLQMTLEKQVIRHMLQQNAILTSEQRAKLFSLLQERMHRRDAMFGPSMGGPEGGPQLGGPGGRPPEGPREGSREERGHGG, encoded by the coding sequence ATGAAAAGACACTGGCTTAGTCTGGCAGTAGTCATCCTGATTATCCTGAATCTATCAGCCCTGGGTACCCTGGTCTATCATCGTTGGTTCACACCTCCGAAGCACCGGCTTCCGCACCACCCTGAGCGCATGGTCGACTTCCTTCGCAAGGAGCTCTCTCTGACCGACACTCAGGTGGCAGAGTCGGAGTCGCTCAGAGTCCGTTCTGAAGCGAGTATGAGTGGAGTACAGCGGGAGCTGGAGCAAAAGAGACAATCTCTGATGAAAGAGCTTGCCGCAGATGCGCCGGACAGCACGCGCGCCAATCAGTTAGTAGAGGAAATCGCCATGCTCCAGATGACGCTTGAGAAACAAGTGATCCGGCACATGCTACAGCAAAACGCGATACTCACGTCGGAACAGCGCGCGAAGCTCTTCTCGCTGTTGCAAGAGCGCATGCATCGTCGGGACGCGATGTTCGGACCTTCGATGGGAGGACCGGAGGGTGGGCCGCAGCTAGGAGGGCCTGGAGGGAGGCCACCGGAGGGACCGCGAGAAGGATCCAGGGAGGAACGGGGACACGGAGGGTGA